A genomic segment from Triticum dicoccoides isolate Atlit2015 ecotype Zavitan chromosome 1A, WEW_v2.0, whole genome shotgun sequence encodes:
- the LOC119276581 gene encoding histone H3.2, producing MARTKQTARKSTGGKAPRKQLATKAARKSAPATGGVKKPHRFRPGTVALREIRKYQKSTELLIRKLPFQRLVREIAQDFKTDLRFQSSAVSALQEAAEAYLVGLFEDTNLCAIHAKRVTIMPKDIQLARRIRGERA from the coding sequence ATGGCCCGCACGAAGCAGACGGCGAGGAAGTCCACCGGCGGCAAGGCGCCGCGCAAGCAGCTGGCCACCAAGGCGGCTCGCAAGTCCGCCCCGGCCACCGGCGGCGTGAAGAAGCCGCACCGCTTCCGCCCCGGCACCGTCGCGCTCCGGGAGATCCGCAAGTACCAGAAGAGCACCGAGCTGCTCATCCGCAAGCTGCCCTTCCAGCGCCTGGTGCGGGAGATCGCGCAGGACTTCAAGACCGACCTCCGCTTCCAGAGCTCCGCCGTCTCCGCGCTGCAGGAGGCCGCCGAGGCCTACCTCGTCGGGCTCTTCGAGGACACCAACCTCTGCGCCATCCACGCCAAGCGCGTCACcatcatgcccaaggacatccagCTCGCCCGCCGCATCCGTGGCGAGAGGGCCTA